In the Corynebacterium kroppenstedtii genome, one interval contains:
- the rpsF gene encoding 30S ribosomal protein S6: MRHYEIMIILDPAQDERTVAPSLDKYLDVVRKEKGNVDKVDIWGKRRLAYPIQKKEEGIYVVVDFTCESATVLEVDRLLNLNDSVLRTKVLRTDA, translated from the coding sequence GTGCGTCACTACGAAATCATGATCATTCTCGATCCCGCGCAGGATGAGCGCACTGTAGCCCCGTCCCTGGATAAGTATCTCGATGTTGTCCGCAAAGAAAAGGGCAACGTTGACAAGGTTGATATTTGGGGCAAGCGCCGTTTGGCCTATCCCATTCAGAAGAAAGAGGAAGGCATCTACGTTGTCGTGGACTTCACCTGTGAGTCCGCCACTGTGCTGGAAGTCGACCGTCTGCTCAACCTGAATGATTCGGTGTTGCGTACGAAAGTTCTGCGGACCGACGCCTAA
- a CDS encoding single-stranded DNA-binding protein produces MAQGETPITVVGNLVADPELRYTPSGAPVANFRVASTPRRYDSQTNQWVDGDAMFLTCNVWRQAAENAAESLKKGMRVIVNGRLRQRSFETRDGEQRRVFEIEVDEVGPSLKYATANVEKTSGGGNGFNQGGGGFGGNRGGGFNSNRGQQSQGNQGFGGSGGNSGADQDPWNSAPSQGSSQGFGGADDEPPF; encoded by the coding sequence ATGGCACAAGGAGAGACACCTATCACGGTTGTCGGCAATCTTGTTGCTGACCCAGAACTTCGTTACACCCCGTCGGGTGCTCCTGTGGCTAATTTCCGTGTGGCATCGACGCCACGCCGTTACGATTCCCAAACCAACCAGTGGGTTGATGGGGATGCGATGTTCCTTACCTGCAATGTGTGGCGCCAGGCCGCCGAGAACGCTGCCGAATCGCTAAAAAAAGGCATGCGCGTGATCGTGAATGGCCGCTTGCGTCAACGGAGTTTTGAGACTCGGGACGGTGAACAGCGTCGCGTTTTTGAAATCGAGGTCGACGAGGTCGGCCCGTCGTTGAAGTACGCCACGGCAAACGTCGAAAAGACGAGTGGCGGAGGCAACGGATTCAACCAAGGCGGCGGTGGCTTCGGTGGAAACCGAGGCGGAGGCTTTAACTCCAACCGTGGCCAGCAGTCTCAAGGCAACCAGGGCTTCGGCGGTTCCGGAGGGAACTCGGGCGCGGATCAGGATCCGTGGAATTCCGCTCCCAGCCAGGGCTCCAGCCAAGGGTTTGGTGGGGCAGATGATGAGCCACCCTTCTAA
- the rplI gene encoding 50S ribosomal protein L9: protein MKLILTAAIDNLGVPGDIVEVKAGYGRNYLLPRGYAVPATRGAEKQVQDLKRAQEARAIRDADRAREVKEQLANLEGVSVAVRTANNGKLFGSVKPNDVAQAVVAAGGPELDKHSIDMTKGFVKSTGKYSVDVKLHEDIHGTINFEVVSQ, encoded by the coding sequence ATGAAGCTGATCCTCACCGCCGCCATTGACAATCTCGGTGTTCCTGGTGACATCGTCGAGGTCAAGGCCGGCTATGGAAGAAACTACCTGCTCCCGCGCGGGTACGCGGTCCCCGCTACTCGTGGTGCAGAGAAGCAGGTTCAGGATTTGAAGCGTGCGCAGGAAGCGCGTGCTATTCGCGACGCCGATCGCGCTCGCGAGGTCAAAGAGCAGTTGGCAAACCTGGAAGGCGTTTCTGTCGCCGTCCGCACTGCCAACAATGGCAAGCTGTTCGGGTCTGTTAAGCCTAACGACGTTGCTCAAGCCGTCGTAGCTGCTGGTGGTCCGGAGCTGGATAAGCACAGCATTGACATGACCAAAGGGTTTGTGAAGTCGACGGGTAAGTACTCGGTGGATGTGAAGCTCCACGAGGATATCCACGGCACCATTAACTTCGAGGTCGTATCCCAGTAG
- the dnaB gene encoding replicative DNA helicase — translation MASRSAVSASSFDNSYDSYESGFGSGGDYEDASFGPSGGPDPRDYEEFGRKSPQDIEAEQAVLGGMLQSQDAITDVVEILRADDFYDPRHQTIFNAILDLYSESADAQLQIDPVLVSNRLNRDGDLERVGGAPYIHTLMTKVPTAANASYYARIVAEKAVLRGLVSVGTEIAKLGYNGIDGQDVDKVVDYAQSQVFGVGRRDASTDYVELADTFEEVNDLLNEYEMHGGAASGVPTGFLDLDKTINGLHPGQMVIIAARPGVGKSTLAMDFMRSASVENNTPSALFSLEMSKMEIVLRLLSAEAEVKLTNMRSGKMDESEWTRLAQTMGKLEKAPIFIDDSPNLTMMEIRTKARQIKQKHGLGLIVVDYLQLMTSGRKVESRQQEVSEFSRQLKLLAKEVEVPLIAISQLNRGPESRTDKKPQLADLRESGSLEQDADMVMLLYRPDSQPGALDNAREGEADIILAKHRGGPVGTIPIAEQLKYSRFANLATDNFS, via the coding sequence ATGGCATCACGTTCAGCGGTATCAGCGTCTTCTTTTGATAATTCGTATGACTCGTATGAGTCTGGTTTTGGTTCGGGTGGGGACTATGAGGATGCGTCGTTTGGACCTTCCGGCGGCCCCGATCCGCGGGATTATGAGGAATTCGGCCGGAAGTCTCCCCAGGATATTGAGGCTGAGCAGGCTGTTTTGGGCGGTATGCTGCAGTCCCAGGACGCCATTACGGATGTCGTAGAGATTCTCCGCGCGGACGATTTCTATGACCCGCGCCATCAAACCATTTTTAACGCCATTCTCGATCTTTATAGCGAATCCGCGGACGCCCAGCTGCAGATCGACCCGGTGCTGGTGAGCAACCGCCTTAATAGGGACGGCGACTTGGAGCGCGTGGGTGGTGCGCCATACATCCACACCCTTATGACTAAAGTGCCGACGGCGGCCAACGCGAGTTACTATGCGCGGATCGTTGCCGAAAAAGCGGTGCTCCGTGGGCTGGTCTCGGTGGGGACGGAGATCGCCAAGCTGGGGTACAACGGCATCGACGGCCAGGACGTGGACAAGGTGGTCGATTACGCCCAGTCTCAGGTGTTCGGGGTCGGACGTCGTGACGCCAGCACGGATTATGTTGAGTTGGCCGACACGTTTGAGGAGGTCAACGATCTTCTCAACGAGTACGAAATGCACGGTGGGGCAGCCAGTGGTGTGCCAACGGGCTTCCTTGACCTCGACAAAACGATTAACGGCCTTCACCCTGGGCAGATGGTTATCATCGCCGCTCGTCCGGGCGTGGGGAAGTCCACCTTGGCGATGGATTTCATGCGGTCGGCGTCGGTAGAAAATAACACACCGTCGGCACTTTTTAGCCTCGAGATGTCCAAAATGGAGATCGTTCTGAGGCTGCTATCGGCCGAGGCCGAGGTGAAACTCACCAATATGCGCAGCGGCAAAATGGACGAGTCCGAGTGGACCCGGCTGGCTCAAACGATGGGGAAGCTCGAGAAAGCGCCCATTTTTATAGACGATTCTCCCAACCTGACGATGATGGAAATCCGGACGAAAGCGCGCCAGATCAAACAAAAGCACGGTCTCGGCTTGATTGTTGTGGATTATCTTCAGCTGATGACCTCGGGCCGCAAGGTGGAGTCGCGCCAACAGGAAGTGTCGGAGTTTTCCCGTCAGCTGAAGTTGTTGGCGAAGGAAGTGGAAGTTCCGCTGATCGCTATTTCGCAGCTCAACCGTGGCCCGGAATCCCGTACAGACAAGAAACCCCAGCTGGCGGACCTTCGTGAATCGGGGTCCCTCGAGCAGGATGCGGACATGGTAATGCTGTTGTACCGGCCGGATTCTCAGCCGGGTGCTTTGGATAACGCCCGCGAAGGAGAAGCAGACATTATTTTGGCTAAACACCGCGGGGGACCGGTAGGGACCATCCCGATTGCCGAGCAATTGAAGTACTCGAGGTTCGCTAATCTGGCCACCGATAACTTCTCGTAA
- a CDS encoding cation:proton antiporter encodes METLIVIVGLMFATVIVVSIGERTNLPWPVLLTLLTTATMVFPAIPDISLPPDLILPLFLPPLIWAMARRLSWPLIRSQWRTLLSLSVLLVVVTILAVAGTSMVLIPGLSVAGAIALGAAVAPSDPVAVEAVAEPAGIPRRVIGTLQTEGLFNDAVALVAFQLALNSLYNDDPIHVGSALLQFGYTAVASIALGWLIGHVAGRALEYTAGSNTVNALSWVVPFAVYIAAEEIHASGVIAVVVAAVEMTSRVSATAAEDRLTGSAFWETAELLVTGLAFGLIGLSVRNAVEQTSTRIGEGIVWGLVISGVLFAVRFVWMYDQYLLNKHGKKKNVSPLRLQEVLVLTWSGMRGLVTLALVLSVPAGYINVYNEMPLIAITVLFCTMVVPGLTLPWMMQKLNVNEGNDAIADATMDRLLRRAHNAAMDVLQSKGEDLPPEAIQAIARRFRDMTGVPKDDEPENYEDAVRRLREVRRKVTAVRLEAIEAAQVEVMSARFEPGADPFIIDEVLAQLDRMTLASGENSVMGLRER; translated from the coding sequence ATGGAGACCCTCATTGTGATTGTGGGTCTGATGTTTGCGACGGTCATCGTCGTGTCCATCGGCGAGCGGACCAACCTCCCGTGGCCCGTGTTGTTAACCCTGTTAACGACGGCGACGATGGTCTTCCCTGCGATTCCGGATATTTCATTACCTCCTGATCTGATTCTTCCGTTATTCCTTCCGCCTCTGATTTGGGCGATGGCGCGGCGCTTGTCGTGGCCGCTCATCCGTTCCCAGTGGCGGACGCTGTTGTCTTTGTCGGTGTTGTTGGTCGTGGTCACGATCTTGGCGGTGGCCGGGACATCAATGGTGTTGATCCCTGGATTGTCAGTCGCGGGGGCGATTGCTTTGGGCGCGGCGGTCGCTCCGTCGGACCCGGTGGCCGTGGAGGCCGTTGCGGAGCCGGCGGGAATTCCTCGGCGCGTGATCGGCACCTTGCAGACGGAAGGCTTGTTTAATGATGCGGTAGCGTTGGTGGCCTTCCAGTTGGCGCTCAATTCTTTGTATAACGACGACCCAATCCATGTGGGCTCGGCGTTGCTGCAGTTTGGGTATACAGCTGTGGCGTCGATTGCCTTGGGCTGGTTGATCGGTCATGTTGCCGGCCGGGCATTGGAGTACACCGCGGGATCAAACACGGTTAACGCATTAAGCTGGGTGGTTCCATTCGCGGTGTATATCGCCGCGGAGGAGATTCACGCGTCGGGTGTTATTGCCGTGGTCGTTGCCGCCGTCGAGATGACGTCGCGTGTGTCGGCGACGGCGGCTGAGGATCGCTTGACGGGGTCGGCGTTCTGGGAAACCGCGGAGCTGTTGGTGACGGGCCTGGCGTTCGGCCTGATCGGTTTGTCGGTACGTAACGCGGTGGAGCAGACCTCGACGCGTATCGGCGAAGGTATTGTGTGGGGTTTGGTCATCTCCGGTGTCCTCTTCGCGGTGCGTTTTGTGTGGATGTATGACCAGTATTTGTTGAACAAGCACGGCAAAAAGAAGAACGTGTCCCCGCTTCGTTTGCAGGAAGTGCTGGTGTTGACGTGGTCAGGGATGCGCGGTTTGGTCACGCTGGCCCTGGTTTTGTCGGTGCCCGCTGGTTATATCAATGTCTATAACGAAATGCCACTAATCGCGATCACGGTGCTGTTCTGCACGATGGTAGTTCCGGGGTTGACGCTGCCGTGGATGATGCAAAAGCTGAATGTCAATGAGGGCAATGATGCGATTGCCGACGCGACGATGGATCGTTTGTTGCGCCGCGCGCATAATGCCGCGATGGATGTGCTGCAGTCGAAGGGCGAGGATCTCCCACCTGAGGCTATCCAGGCTATCGCGCGTCGTTTCCGCGACATGACGGGCGTCCCGAAGGACGACGAGCCAGAGAACTATGAGGATGCGGTGCGTCGCCTGCGCGAGGTGCGTCGGAAAGTGACCGCCGTCCGATTGGAGGCGATCGAGGCTGCCCAGGTCGAGGTTATGTCGGCTCGATTCGAGCCAGGCGCGGATCCGTTCATTATCGACGAAGTGCTGGCGCAGTTGGACCGCATGACGCTTGCGAGTGGCGAAAATTCTGTCATGGGGCTCCGAGAAAGGTAG
- a CDS encoding fluoride efflux transporter FluC, with the protein MSREKSSVVSKRFVGSAALVFVGGAVGTLVRDVLTSSPVVSAVVPTMWWVFAVNVVGAALLGFLGARFARLGRVNAKLLLGTGFCGGLTTYSTLAVDIARWFPGVGAAGVQGSGSLMGMSFAVYYALFSVICGAIAAFAGAWWERVGRSEVPRR; encoded by the coding sequence GTGTCTCGTGAAAAAAGTTCTGTGGTGTCGAAGCGTTTTGTTGGGTCGGCTGCGCTGGTTTTTGTTGGTGGTGCCGTGGGGACATTGGTGCGTGATGTGTTGACGTCGAGCCCCGTGGTGAGCGCCGTGGTGCCCACTATGTGGTGGGTTTTCGCGGTGAACGTTGTGGGAGCGGCTTTGCTTGGTTTTTTGGGTGCACGCTTCGCCCGCCTGGGCCGTGTGAACGCAAAATTGCTGTTGGGGACTGGTTTTTGCGGCGGTTTAACCACATATTCGACGCTTGCCGTGGACATTGCTCGGTGGTTCCCGGGGGTCGGAGCTGCCGGCGTGCAGGGATCCGGGTCCCTGATGGGCATGAGTTTCGCGGTGTACTACGCGTTATTTAGTGTTATCTGTGGCGCGATTGCGGCGTTTGCCGGGGCATGGTGGGAGCGCGTCGGTCGTAGTGAGGTGCCTCGGCGATGA
- a CDS encoding fluoride efflux transporter FluC — translation MMLLVAVGGGIGACLRYAVDAWIRTRWPAEFPWATFVINVTGSFVLGLCVAGLSGGAVLGFLGTGMMGGYTTFSTASVEAVTQGSGGRGAIYALSTLVVAVLAAWVGLIIAG, via the coding sequence ATGATGCTGCTCGTGGCGGTCGGCGGTGGGATTGGTGCGTGCCTGCGATATGCGGTGGATGCGTGGATCCGCACACGGTGGCCGGCGGAGTTCCCGTGGGCCACGTTTGTGATCAACGTGACCGGTTCGTTTGTTCTTGGCCTCTGTGTAGCAGGCCTGTCTGGGGGAGCAGTATTGGGCTTTTTGGGGACTGGGATGATGGGCGGCTATACCACGTTCTCCACGGCGTCTGTAGAGGCTGTCACTCAAGGGAGCGGTGGCCGTGGCGCCATCTATGCATTATCGACGCTGGTGGTGGCGGTCCTCGCGGCGTGGGTCGGGTTGATCATCGCCGGGTAG
- a CDS encoding heavy-metal-associated domain-containing protein, with product MMKNYTITGMSSNEGAATIKNAVSQARGVQNVTIYNDGHMTVEGEDFGDADINEAVTEAGYALEPK from the coding sequence ATGATGAAGAACTACACCATCACCGGCATGAGCTCCAACGAAGGAGCCGCCACCATCAAAAACGCGGTATCTCAGGCACGCGGAGTACAAAACGTCACCATCTACAACGACGGACACATGACCGTCGAAGGTGAAGACTTCGGCGATGCCGACATCAACGAGGCCGTCACTGAAGCTGGATACGCCCTCGAGCCCAAGTAA
- a CDS encoding ABC transporter ATP-binding protein: MSSSAISVEQINKSFGKRVPVLENMTFDVPRGKITGLLGPNGSGKSTIMKIIAGLTHADSGKVTIDLGRPDSSEHVVGIDHCRASIGYLLDPEWIDTRVSILTFLRSQMLLKGISDTKKKAIGILDEYGLAHARNRKLAKVSLGMRQRVCLAVAFLNDPEIVILDEPHNGVDADGSIAFQNKLKEYISSGGTALISSHLLNEVQQFSDYVVMIKNGRTIVQKPLDQLRTTNSVLLTVRGDTESAQRAMVTNGGHIDGVSGHTLSISGLDTATIAEVAVRHGVKIEGLTKESRSLESIYLELNE; encoded by the coding sequence ATGAGTTCGTCGGCAATTTCGGTTGAACAAATTAATAAGTCGTTTGGGAAAAGAGTCCCGGTTTTGGAGAATATGACATTCGACGTTCCGCGGGGCAAGATTACGGGGTTGTTGGGGCCAAACGGGTCGGGTAAGTCGACAATAATGAAGATTATTGCGGGGCTGACCCATGCCGATTCTGGCAAGGTCACGATCGATCTAGGACGTCCTGACTCTTCTGAGCACGTCGTCGGGATTGATCATTGCCGGGCATCGATTGGCTATCTTCTCGATCCCGAATGGATAGATACACGGGTGTCGATACTTACTTTCCTTCGCAGTCAAATGCTATTGAAGGGCATTTCAGATACTAAGAAGAAAGCGATCGGCATTCTCGACGAATACGGTCTCGCTCATGCTCGCAACCGTAAGCTTGCGAAGGTGTCGCTGGGTATGAGGCAACGTGTCTGCCTTGCGGTGGCATTTCTCAACGATCCTGAGATCGTGATTTTGGACGAACCGCATAATGGGGTGGACGCAGATGGCTCGATCGCATTTCAGAACAAGCTGAAGGAATATATTAGTTCCGGCGGAACGGCCTTGATTTCATCGCACTTGCTGAACGAGGTTCAGCAGTTTTCAGACTATGTGGTCATGATTAAAAATGGGCGAACGATAGTTCAAAAGCCACTTGACCAGCTACGAACGACGAATAGCGTTCTTTTAACAGTCCGAGGGGATACTGAGTCTGCTCAACGTGCCATGGTCACCAATGGTGGTCATATTGATGGTGTGTCTGGGCATACACTTTCTATTAGTGGATTAGACACAGCGACGATCGCGGAAGTAGCGGTTCGGCATGGTGTCAAGATTGAAGGCCTCACTAAGGAAAGTAGGTCATTGGAGAGCATCTACTTAGAACTGAATGAATAG
- the trxA gene encoding thioredoxin, which translates to MATVTVTKDNFTDTVSHGVVALDFWAEWCGPCRMFGPIFEEVSEQFPDVTFGKVDTESNQEIAGSLGIQSIPTLMVFRDNVLVYRHAGVHSAGQVKDVIEQTKNLDMDEVRKQIAEQEAKESGE; encoded by the coding sequence ATGGCTACAGTTACTGTGACGAAGGATAATTTCACCGATACCGTCTCTCATGGTGTTGTTGCGCTGGACTTTTGGGCTGAATGGTGTGGCCCCTGTCGCATGTTCGGACCGATTTTCGAGGAAGTCTCTGAGCAGTTCCCTGATGTGACTTTTGGCAAGGTAGATACGGAATCCAACCAGGAGATCGCGGGTTCGCTGGGTATCCAGTCCATCCCGACGCTCATGGTGTTTAGGGACAACGTTTTGGTTTACCGTCATGCGGGCGTCCATTCTGCTGGTCAGGTTAAGGACGTCATTGAGCAGACTAAGAACCTGGACATGGATGAGGTTCGGAAGCAGATCGCGGAGCAGGAAGCTAAAGAATCGGGGGAGTAG
- a CDS encoding PspA/IM30 family protein, giving the protein MANPFSKGWKYAMAKFDSTIDEKADPMVQIRQATEAAKKQHQAVVEQASSVLGNQRQLEMKLNRLIKDQENLQSQAQKAVQLADKASQEGDAQQASEWNSTAEVVASQLVSVEQQIEETKQLHHSNAQAAEQAKAQVKKSEAHLKEQLGQIDQLRAQVNQTKMQEESAKAAESMNALSTTDDSVPSLDSVRDKIERRYADALGKQELTESSVDTRMAEIETAGRDIKASARLEEIRAQMHGGQAGNRSLDAGDTPQGELDSGDTGGSNTTQGK; this is encoded by the coding sequence ATGGCTAACCCCTTTTCAAAAGGGTGGAAATACGCGATGGCTAAATTTGATAGCACCATCGATGAAAAAGCAGACCCCATGGTGCAGATCCGGCAGGCCACAGAGGCGGCGAAGAAACAGCACCAGGCTGTTGTGGAGCAAGCGTCGTCTGTCTTGGGAAATCAGCGGCAGCTTGAGATGAAGCTCAACCGGCTGATTAAGGATCAAGAAAACCTTCAGTCTCAGGCTCAGAAAGCAGTGCAGCTTGCGGATAAAGCGTCGCAGGAGGGGGATGCCCAGCAGGCGAGCGAGTGGAACAGCACAGCTGAGGTGGTGGCATCGCAACTGGTCAGCGTCGAACAGCAGATTGAGGAGACAAAGCAGCTTCACCACAGTAATGCTCAGGCCGCGGAGCAGGCTAAGGCCCAGGTGAAGAAGTCGGAGGCCCATCTGAAGGAGCAGTTGGGGCAGATCGATCAGCTACGGGCGCAGGTTAACCAGACGAAGATGCAAGAAGAGTCCGCAAAAGCTGCTGAGTCAATGAACGCGCTGAGTACCACGGATGATTCTGTTCCTAGCTTGGATTCGGTACGCGACAAGATCGAGCGTCGCTACGCGGATGCTCTTGGTAAGCAGGAGCTCACGGAGAGTTCGGTGGATACCCGCATGGCGGAGATTGAAACCGCTGGTCGTGATATCAAGGCTTCGGCTCGGTTGGAAGAGATTAGGGCCCAGATGCATGGTGGACAGGCTGGTAACCGTTCCTTAGACGCGGGAGATACGCCGCAGGGTGAGCTCGATTCCGGTGACACCGGGGGGTCGAATACTACTCAGGGCAAATAA
- a CDS encoding alpha-keto acid decarboxylase family protein, with protein sequence MYTVADYIADRLAELHIKDVFGVPGDFNLEFLDHITGHDALHWVGNANELNAGYAADGYARMNGIGAVVTTFGVGELSAINAIAGSFSENVPVVHIVGAPSKDAQASRRLLHHSLGDGDFSHFRRMASEVTCAVADLTPADAVDEVDRVLRAVQTHRRPGYIVVPTDVARVEVEPPSSPLGGARSYTSNRALAEFRAAASEFLEGRDVTVLADLLVHRMGATENLNRLLSAGIPHATLMWGKTLVNEEDPFFLGVYAGAASEPDVRKAVEGADRLVMAGVRFTDTTTASFSQKIDPARCVDIATNYAKVGDKTFAPLNIADALDALAELAPSFADRTPGAVPEPEPHHWVAGADEPLVQDDVWPTLAGVLTEGNIVVADQGTSFFGLAKMRFPADTTFIGQPLWGSIGYTLPAAMGAGLACPGRRPVLVIGDGSAQLTVQELGTWMREGVNGVVIVVNNDGYAVERSIHGEDADYNDITAWDWRTIPQALGGTDDKVVTLKATTRAELNDVFETAQENQDRLVLIEVCTAPKDYPKLLKKIGKAINDANSK encoded by the coding sequence ATGTATACGGTTGCTGATTACATTGCAGATCGCTTAGCTGAACTGCACATTAAGGATGTTTTTGGGGTTCCGGGTGATTTCAACCTGGAATTCCTGGATCACATTACGGGGCATGATGCGCTGCATTGGGTCGGCAACGCCAATGAGCTGAACGCGGGCTACGCGGCCGATGGCTACGCACGCATGAATGGCATCGGTGCCGTGGTCACCACATTCGGGGTGGGCGAGCTCTCGGCTATCAACGCGATCGCTGGGTCTTTCTCGGAGAACGTTCCGGTGGTGCACATTGTCGGCGCCCCGTCGAAGGATGCGCAGGCGTCCCGACGGTTGTTGCACCACAGCCTTGGTGATGGTGATTTTTCTCATTTTCGACGCATGGCTAGCGAAGTGACGTGTGCCGTCGCTGATCTGACCCCGGCCGATGCGGTCGACGAGGTGGATCGCGTTCTCCGCGCGGTGCAGACACATCGGCGGCCCGGATACATTGTGGTACCTACCGACGTCGCCCGCGTCGAGGTTGAGCCGCCATCGTCTCCTTTGGGTGGTGCCCGGTCCTACACCTCCAACCGTGCTCTGGCGGAGTTCCGCGCGGCTGCCTCTGAATTCTTGGAGGGGCGCGACGTGACGGTGTTGGCGGATCTCCTGGTTCACCGGATGGGGGCGACGGAGAACCTGAACCGGCTGCTCAGCGCCGGTATTCCTCATGCCACCTTGATGTGGGGCAAAACGCTGGTTAATGAGGAAGACCCGTTCTTCTTGGGCGTGTATGCGGGCGCAGCCTCCGAGCCTGACGTTCGCAAAGCTGTGGAGGGGGCTGATCGCCTGGTTATGGCCGGTGTTCGCTTTACCGATACGACGACGGCCAGCTTCAGCCAGAAGATCGACCCGGCACGCTGTGTGGATATCGCCACTAATTACGCGAAGGTGGGCGATAAAACCTTTGCTCCGCTGAACATTGCTGATGCGTTGGACGCACTTGCTGAGCTTGCTCCGTCCTTCGCGGACCGTACCCCGGGGGCAGTTCCGGAACCGGAGCCGCACCACTGGGTTGCGGGTGCTGATGAGCCCTTGGTACAAGACGATGTATGGCCGACGTTAGCTGGGGTGCTGACTGAGGGAAACATCGTTGTTGCTGATCAGGGGACCAGTTTCTTCGGCCTAGCGAAGATGCGTTTCCCGGCGGACACGACCTTCATTGGCCAGCCGTTGTGGGGGTCCATCGGATATACGCTCCCTGCTGCAATGGGCGCCGGTCTCGCCTGCCCGGGGCGACGCCCAGTGCTCGTTATCGGCGACGGTTCTGCGCAGCTGACAGTCCAGGAGCTAGGCACCTGGATGCGGGAAGGAGTCAACGGCGTCGTCATTGTGGTGAACAACGACGGCTACGCTGTGGAACGCTCGATTCACGGCGAGGACGCCGACTACAACGACATCACGGCGTGGGATTGGCGGACGATTCCGCAGGCCCTCGGCGGCACCGACGATAAAGTGGTGACGCTGAAGGCCACCACGCGCGCAGAACTTAATGACGTCTTTGAGACGGCGCAGGAGAATCAGGATCGGCTGGTGCTCATTGAGGTGTGCACCGCGCCGAAGGACTACCCGAAGTTGCTGAAGAAAATCGGGAAGGCCATTAACGACGCCAACTCAAAGTAG
- a CDS encoding decaprenylphospho-beta-D-erythro-pentofuranosid-2-ulose 2-reductase has product MLNAVGHAQSILLLGGTSDMGLAIVEEFLSRGSASVTLAARKNSKDLPAAIDRMKKAGASEVRTIDFDALDTKSHKAVIDEAFSHGDIDLAIVAFGILGDQEELWQNQEKAVQAAEINYTGSVSVGVLLGQAMKKQGHGQIVAISSVAGEVVRRSNFVYGSTKAGFDGFYRQLGEALRDSGVRVLVVRPGQVRTQMTEGLDDAPLTVNKEDVAAAVAKAVDDNKSVIWVHPLFRYVMMALAHTPAAILRKLPI; this is encoded by the coding sequence ATGCTTAACGCCGTTGGGCACGCACAATCCATCCTTCTCCTCGGGGGAACGTCGGACATGGGCCTCGCCATCGTCGAGGAATTCCTCTCCCGAGGCTCCGCCTCCGTCACCCTCGCAGCCAGGAAGAACAGCAAAGATCTCCCCGCCGCGATTGACCGGATGAAGAAAGCAGGGGCGTCCGAGGTCCGCACGATCGACTTCGATGCTCTCGACACCAAGTCACACAAAGCCGTCATTGATGAAGCCTTCAGCCACGGCGATATCGACCTCGCCATCGTCGCATTCGGTATCTTGGGCGACCAAGAAGAGTTGTGGCAGAACCAAGAAAAAGCTGTTCAAGCTGCAGAGATCAACTACACCGGCTCGGTCTCCGTCGGTGTACTGCTCGGCCAGGCAATGAAAAAGCAGGGCCACGGGCAGATCGTGGCCATCTCGTCCGTCGCCGGTGAGGTCGTCCGACGCTCCAACTTCGTGTACGGCTCCACCAAGGCCGGGTTCGACGGTTTCTACCGCCAGCTAGGCGAGGCGTTGCGCGACAGTGGCGTCCGCGTCCTCGTCGTTCGGCCTGGCCAAGTGCGCACACAGATGACCGAAGGCCTTGATGACGCGCCACTGACCGTCAATAAGGAAGACGTCGCGGCGGCCGTCGCGAAAGCTGTCGATGACAACAAGTCCGTGATCTGGGTCCACCCGCTGTTCCGCTACGTCATGATGGCCCTGGCTCACACACCGGCCGCTATCCTGCGGAAACTGCCTATCTAA